One Brassica napus cultivar Da-Ae chromosome A1, Da-Ae, whole genome shotgun sequence genomic region harbors:
- the LOC106346085 gene encoding protein REDUCED WALL ACETYLATION 2: protein MSISNPVTPGLMSVVLGIVPVIAAWLYSEYLRYTKHSISAKAFVLLDESFLVENRLTLRAIIEFAVLMGYFYICDRTDVFNSSKKSFNRDLFLFLYFLLIIVSAITSFTIHNMTNQHSTGNLSCT, encoded by the exons ATGTCGATTTCAAATCCTGTTACACCTGGGCTA ATGTCGGTGGTGCTCGGGATTGTGCCGGTGATCGCGGCGTGGCTATACTCCGAGTATCTGCGCTATACGAAACATTCCATCTCCGCCAAAGC GTTTGTCCTCTTGGATGAGTCCTTCTTGGTTGAGAATAGGCTGACGTTAAGAGCAAT AATCGAGTTCGCGGTACTTATGGGATACTTTTACATATGTGACCGCACGGATGTCTTCAATTCATCCAAGAAG AGTTTCAACCGAGATCTCTTTCTGTTCCTTTACTTCCTTCTCATCATCGTTTCAGCAATAACTTCGTTTACGATACATAATATGACAAATCAGCATTCAACGGGAAATCTATCATGTACTTGA
- the LOC125579429 gene encoding uncharacterized protein LOC125579429, whose product MHCQHWVRAGTAHKLSLQLRNQVDQRLTIVLWGDNAEVVSDVLHYSINYSINRALICVVRFGKISVCQSERSVSNVYNISDIALNPDMDEVEAFLKLDQLSEIVQVQMCIITCTIAAIDTDKRWYYLSCKVCGNEILKVSDDGSAGGADDLNTFHNYYCVKCKTYSPKPDTRYMLNLVVLYNTGVTNFLLLENLAQQLLGQPCIALTGGGNTAVIQGRPLPAVLTKLVGKTYVFKINIDKDNYPYTHEPFKVLKIITSTDMIYELAVNHSHVYTGSTNCRAISSQLYPPEGSTSKLCGSYNHVLADYLTPAKRRGSPFSLDVAESLEMNCVTKGSCSVDECGVKKKSKEMYMKEKSDEMHKKKSDEMHKKKSE is encoded by the exons ATGCACTGTCAGCACTGGGTCAGAGCTGGTACTGCCCACAAGTTGTCCTTACAGCTTAGGAATCAAGT TGATCAGCGCCTCACAATCGTTTTGTGGGGTGATAATGCTGAGGTGGTTAGTGATGTCCTTCATTACAGCATCAATTACAGCATCAACCGTGCTTTGATATGCGTTGTCAGATTTGGGAAGATTAGTGTCTGCCAAT CAGAACGTAGTGTTTCCAACGTCTACAATATTTCTGATATTGCCTTGAATCCTGATATGGATGAGGTTGAAGCTTTCTTGAAACT GGACCAACTGTCTGAGATTGTACAGGTTCAGATGTGTATTATCACGTGTACCATTGCTGCGATAGATACTGATAAGAGGTGGTACTATTTGAGTTGCAAAGTCTGCGGAAATGAAATTTTGAAAGTGTCTGACGACGGGTCTGCTGGTGGAGCTGATGATTTAAATACTTTCCATAATTACTACTGTGTCAAGTGTAAAACTTATAGTCCAAAGCCCGATACAAG gtACATGTTAAATTTGGTTGTTCTTTACAATACTGGCGTCACCAATTTCCTTCTACTCGAAAACCTAGCACAACAACTACTTGGACAACCTTGCATTGCATTAACTGGTGGTGGAAACACTGCTGTG ATCCAGGGACGTCCTCTCCCTGCCGTTCTCACAAAGTTGGTTGGTAAAACATATGTCTTCAAGATTAATATTGATAAGGATAATTATCCGTACACGCACGAGCCTTTCAAAGTTCTGAAGATTATAACAAGTACGGACATGATTTATGAGCTTGCTGTCAACCATTCTCATGTG TATACTGGAAGCACAAATTGTCGCGCGATTTCAAGTCAGTTATATCCACCCGAG GGATCTACATCTAAGCTATGTGGTTCGTATAATCATGTACTGGCTGACTATCTCACACCTGCTAAAAGGCGTGGATCCCCTTTTTCATTAGACGTAGCTGAAAGTTTAGAGATGAATTGTGTGACAAAGGGATCGTGTTCG GTTGACGAATGTGGAGTGAAGAAAAAGAGCAAAGAGATGTATATGAAGGAGAAGAGTGATGAGATGcataagaagaagagtgatgAGATGCATAAGAAGAAGAGTGAATAA